A window from Elusimicrobiota bacterium encodes these proteins:
- a CDS encoding CCA tRNA nucleotidyltransferase, producing MSGAITRVAVPGEAAKILAPLAAEARRRATPLYAVGGPVRDWLLRRPNFDLDLTVAGDPDPIASAAARLLGGTVEAFGRFGTRRVVSAGRFRVDVATTRAETYPEPASLPVVDAVRVPIERDLFRRDFTVNALAVRLDDGSRSLTDPYGGLRDLKDRVLRVLHPASFHDDPTRVFRAARFLARLKYRAAPGMVDEAQDALAAGHAAKLSPHRLLHELVSLLGERDPRPAFALLKSWGYLDLIHPDLPCALALPAGVEPRLAALALALGAEKGRAFVDAFPHPHHLRTILHEALALAFSDKSPRTAPEPPVAAAVRRFLPKAPPAALKPCFLTGADLIALGHKPGPEFHKLLDGAAKLQRAGKLKTRAAALAWLRPRG from the coding sequence TTGAGCGGAGCCATCACGCGGGTCGCCGTCCCCGGCGAGGCGGCGAAGATCCTGGCGCCGCTGGCCGCGGAGGCGCGCCGCCGCGCGACGCCGCTGTACGCCGTCGGCGGCCCGGTCCGCGACTGGCTGCTGCGCCGCCCGAACTTCGACCTCGACCTGACCGTCGCCGGCGATCCCGATCCCATCGCCTCCGCCGCGGCCCGCCTGCTCGGCGGGACCGTCGAGGCGTTCGGCCGCTTCGGCACGCGCCGCGTCGTGTCGGCGGGGCGGTTCCGCGTGGACGTGGCGACGACGCGCGCCGAGACCTATCCCGAGCCGGCGAGCCTGCCCGTCGTCGACGCGGTCCGCGTCCCCATCGAGCGCGACCTGTTCCGCCGCGATTTCACGGTCAACGCCTTGGCCGTGCGCCTGGACGACGGCTCGCGTTCCTTGACCGATCCGTACGGCGGGCTGCGCGACCTCAAGGACCGCGTCCTGCGCGTGCTCCATCCCGCGAGCTTCCACGACGACCCGACGCGCGTGTTCCGCGCCGCGCGCTTCCTCGCCCGGCTCAAGTACCGTGCGGCCCCGGGCATGGTCGACGAGGCCCAGGACGCGCTGGCCGCGGGCCACGCCGCCAAGCTCTCGCCGCACCGCCTGCTCCACGAGCTCGTCTCCCTGCTGGGCGAGAGGGACCCCCGTCCGGCGTTCGCGCTCCTCAAGTCCTGGGGCTACCTGGACCTGATCCATCCCGACCTGCCGTGCGCGCTCGCCTTGCCCGCCGGGGTCGAGCCGCGCCTGGCGGCGCTGGCGCTGGCTCTGGGCGCGGAGAAGGGACGGGCGTTCGTCGACGCCTTCCCTCATCCCCACCACCTCCGAACGATCCTGCACGAGGCGCTGGCCCTGGCGTTCTCGGACAAGTCGCCGCGGACCGCGCCCGAGCCTCCGGTCGCCGCCGCCGTGCGCCGCTTCCTTCCGAAGGCGCCGCCGGCGGCGCTGAAGCCCTGCTTCCTGACGGGAGCCGACCTCATCGCGCTCGGCCACAAGCCCGGCCCCGAGTTCCACAAGCTGCTGGACGGGGCCGCGAAGCTGCAGCGCGCGGGGAAGCTCAAGACCCGCGCTGCCGCGCTCGCCTGGCTTCGTCCTCGGGGTTGA
- the scpB gene encoding SMC-Scp complex subunit ScpB, giving the protein MSSPEAENADAETTDAAEAPAEATAESIAASAPDEAPAPSPANDPALLRRALEGLLFITDRPLSAGELCKLVNVRDQDRIVACVEDLRRELEERNLGYRLIAVAEGWQMATRPELAPYMRKLFSDRATMRLSTAAQETLSIISYKQPLTRAEVEEIRGVEVIAALETLLEKRLIKVVGRKETVGRPLMYGTTMEFLRHFGLRSLEDLPPLDRFAPADAAAPAAPIDTPHAAERPAPEAETIGEQTEEAVIAEALSEHPAEESVAEQTEEAVIAEALSEHPAEAPEAAAEEAPEEEEKEGLWPK; this is encoded by the coding sequence ATGTCCAGCCCTGAAGCCGAGAACGCCGACGCCGAAACGACCGACGCCGCCGAAGCCCCGGCCGAGGCGACCGCCGAGTCCATCGCCGCCTCTGCGCCGGACGAAGCGCCCGCGCCGTCTCCCGCCAACGACCCGGCCCTGCTGCGACGCGCGCTCGAGGGCCTGCTGTTCATCACCGACCGCCCGCTGTCGGCCGGCGAGCTGTGCAAGCTCGTCAACGTGCGCGACCAGGACCGCATCGTCGCCTGCGTCGAGGACCTGCGCCGCGAGCTCGAGGAGCGCAACCTCGGCTACCGCCTGATCGCCGTCGCCGAGGGCTGGCAGATGGCGACGCGCCCGGAGCTGGCGCCGTACATGCGCAAGCTCTTCAGCGACCGCGCCACGATGCGGCTGTCGACGGCCGCGCAGGAGACCCTCTCGATCATCTCGTACAAGCAGCCGCTGACGCGCGCCGAGGTCGAGGAGATCCGCGGCGTCGAGGTCATCGCGGCTCTCGAGACCCTGCTCGAGAAGCGCCTGATCAAGGTCGTCGGCCGCAAGGAGACCGTCGGCCGCCCGCTGATGTACGGCACGACGATGGAGTTCCTGCGCCACTTCGGCCTGCGCAGCCTCGAGGATCTCCCGCCCTTGGACCGCTTCGCGCCCGCGGACGCCGCCGCCCCGGCCGCCCCGATCGACACCCCGCACGCCGCCGAGCGCCCCGCGCCCGAAGCGGAGACGATCGGCGAGCAGACGGAGGAGGCGGTCATCGCGGAGGCCTTGTCCGAGCATCCCGCGGAGGAGTCCGTCGCGGAGCAAACCGAAGAGGCCGTGATCGCCGAGGCCCTGTCGGAGCACCCCGCCGAAGCGCCTGAAGCCGCCGCGGAAGAGGCCCCGGAAGAAGAGGAGAAAGAGGGGCTCTGGCCTAAATAA
- the trpS gene encoding tryptophan--tRNA ligase produces MKRADVVFSGMRPTGRLHLGNYWGALNNWVGLQTQYSCFFSVVDWHMLTTGYDDTSKLQENCREMVLDWLAAGLDPAKCVIFKQSDVPEHAELALMLSMVTPLGWLENNPTWKEQLQELAKTKHQIVIDTGDADPKTRRLVVTRSETVEVGGNEALRTYGFLGYPVLQAADILLYHGTKVPVGQDQLPHVELSREIARKFNHVFGEVFAEPQPLLTPTPKVPGLDSRKMSKSYGNAIDIYETEKSLEKKIKSAYTDPNRKTATDPGHPLPCVENPPGCSVYALHKLYADTDFYMRRGDECRAGQLGCGACKKDLLSEMSGPFAEFRKRRESFTSAQVDAVLMQGAEKARAVAKTTMVEVRRAMRLR; encoded by the coding sequence ATGAAGCGCGCGGATGTCGTCTTTTCCGGCATGCGTCCCACCGGCCGTCTCCACCTGGGGAATTACTGGGGGGCGCTGAATAATTGGGTCGGCCTGCAGACTCAATACTCCTGCTTTTTCTCCGTCGTCGACTGGCACATGCTGACGACCGGCTACGACGACACCTCCAAGCTCCAGGAGAACTGCCGCGAGATGGTCCTCGACTGGCTCGCCGCCGGCCTCGACCCCGCGAAGTGCGTGATCTTCAAGCAGTCCGACGTCCCCGAGCACGCGGAGCTCGCGCTGATGCTGTCGATGGTGACGCCGCTCGGCTGGCTCGAGAACAACCCGACCTGGAAGGAGCAGCTCCAGGAGCTGGCGAAGACGAAGCATCAGATCGTCATCGATACGGGCGATGCCGACCCGAAAACCAGAAGATTGGTCGTGACGAGATCCGAGACGGTCGAAGTCGGCGGCAATGAGGCGCTGAGGACTTACGGTTTCCTCGGCTACCCCGTGCTGCAGGCCGCGGACATCCTCCTGTACCACGGCACGAAGGTCCCCGTCGGCCAGGACCAGCTGCCCCACGTCGAGCTGTCGCGCGAGATCGCGCGCAAGTTCAACCACGTCTTCGGCGAGGTCTTCGCCGAGCCCCAGCCGCTGCTGACGCCGACGCCGAAGGTCCCCGGCCTCGACTCGCGCAAGATGTCGAAGTCGTACGGCAACGCGATCGACATCTACGAGACCGAGAAGTCGCTCGAGAAGAAGATCAAGTCGGCCTACACCGACCCGAACCGCAAGACCGCGACCGACCCCGGCCACCCGCTCCCGTGCGTCGAGAACCCCCCGGGCTGCTCGGTGTACGCGCTGCACAAGCTCTACGCGGACACGGACTTCTACATGAGGCGCGGCGACGAATGCCGCGCGGGCCAGCTCGGCTGCGGCGCCTGCAAGAAAGACCTGCTGAGCGAGATGTCGGGCCCGTTCGCCGAGTTCCGGAAGCGTCGCGAGTCCTTCACCTCCGCTCAGGTCGACGCCGTCCTGATGCAGGGCGCTGAGAAGGCGCGCGCCGTCGCCAAGACGACGATGGTCGAAGTCCGCCGCGCGATGAGGCTCCGCTAA
- a CDS encoding segregation/condensation protein A encodes MTEKAYEVSLELFEGPLDLLLFLVKKDDLDIHNIPISHITKEYLSYLELMKDMNLDVAGDFLVMAATLMAVKSRALLPSEQNAEGDEGPNPAAELAQKLLEYQKFKEASRFLADRAAEMEGVFYRGAPHFEEAEKSPNVSLFDLMAHLKVILEGAEDDSQAVEGEEFPIEEKMEKILFLLQERPMIPWEELFADERKRRGIIACFLAMLELTKLQKIFIRQDGTFGRISIFKKDENAVEEAPIAETLIAEALASAPIDPPLESHAEPEPVEPPKAEPEGETDVQP; translated from the coding sequence ATGACCGAGAAGGCCTACGAAGTGTCGCTGGAGCTGTTCGAGGGTCCGCTCGACCTGCTGCTGTTCCTCGTCAAGAAGGACGACCTCGACATCCACAACATCCCGATCTCGCACATCACCAAGGAGTACCTCTCCTACCTCGAGCTCATGAAGGACATGAACCTCGACGTGGCGGGGGACTTCCTCGTGATGGCCGCGACCTTGATGGCGGTGAAGTCCCGCGCGCTGCTGCCCAGCGAGCAGAACGCCGAGGGCGACGAGGGCCCGAACCCCGCCGCGGAGCTCGCGCAGAAGCTGCTCGAGTACCAGAAGTTCAAGGAGGCCTCGAGGTTCCTGGCCGACCGCGCCGCCGAGATGGAGGGCGTGTTCTACCGCGGCGCGCCCCACTTCGAGGAGGCCGAGAAGTCCCCCAACGTCTCCCTGTTCGACCTCATGGCGCACCTGAAGGTCATCCTCGAGGGCGCGGAGGACGACTCCCAGGCCGTCGAGGGCGAGGAGTTCCCCATCGAGGAGAAGATGGAGAAGATCCTGTTCCTCCTCCAGGAACGGCCGATGATCCCGTGGGAGGAGCTGTTCGCCGACGAGCGCAAGCGGCGCGGCATCATCGCCTGCTTCCTCGCGATGCTCGAGCTCACCAAGCTGCAGAAGATCTTCATCCGCCAGGACGGCACCTTCGGCAGGATCAGCATCTTCAAGAAGGACGAGAACGCGGTCGAGGAAGCTCCGATCGCGGAGACCCTCATCGCGGAGGCCCTCGCCTCAGCGCCGATAGATCCGCCGCTGGAAAGTCACGCCGAGCCCGAACCCGTGGAGCCGCCGAAGGCGGAGCCCGAAGGAGAGACCGATGTCCAGCCCTGA
- a CDS encoding glycogen synthase: protein MKILVAASEAVPFCKTGGLADVVGALTQRLGALGHDVCLFLPKYRSIRAASLEGGIAHPIKVPIAGGSVDVGLSFLHRRGVSVYFVDYPLYFDREGLYGNAGKDHEDNDRRFALFSRAVLEGAKAIGFKPDVIHLHDWQTGLVAAHLKRHYKNDPHFAGTGCVFTIHNMAYQGNFPPAALAAGGFGPEDWSSEGLEYYGQVSYLKGGIVHADKLTTVSAAYAREIQESPDRGFGMEGLLQRRSKDLRGILNGIDLEAWDPSRDASLARKFSPADAAAGKAACKEALQRECGLELRGDRPLIGVVSRLDYQKGLDIALAALEPRLDRCQLVVLGTGDPSLTEMFAALERRHKGSVHFHRQFDEPFAHRIYAASDLFLMPSRFEPCGLGQMIAMRYGAVPVVSRTGGLNDTVFEEPRGGRPANGFLCEPGDGADLARALDRALAGFGAAGWAARVSAGMAGDFSWDRSVEAYLDIFREALPG from the coding sequence GTGAAGATCCTCGTCGCGGCCAGCGAAGCGGTTCCCTTCTGCAAGACCGGGGGGCTCGCCGACGTGGTCGGAGCCCTGACGCAGAGGCTCGGCGCCCTCGGCCACGACGTGTGCTTGTTCCTGCCGAAGTACCGCTCGATCCGCGCCGCGTCGCTCGAGGGGGGCATCGCCCACCCGATCAAGGTGCCGATCGCCGGCGGGTCGGTGGACGTGGGCCTGAGCTTCCTGCACCGGCGCGGCGTGTCCGTGTACTTCGTGGATTACCCGCTGTACTTCGACCGCGAGGGCCTGTACGGCAACGCCGGCAAGGACCACGAGGACAACGACCGCCGCTTCGCGTTGTTCTCCCGCGCGGTGCTCGAGGGCGCGAAGGCGATCGGCTTCAAGCCCGACGTGATCCACCTCCACGACTGGCAGACCGGCCTCGTCGCGGCGCACCTGAAGCGCCACTACAAGAACGACCCTCATTTCGCGGGCACGGGCTGCGTGTTCACCATCCACAACATGGCGTACCAGGGGAACTTCCCGCCCGCGGCGCTCGCGGCGGGCGGCTTCGGCCCCGAGGACTGGTCCTCGGAGGGGCTCGAGTACTACGGGCAGGTCAGCTATCTCAAGGGCGGGATCGTGCACGCCGACAAGCTCACGACCGTCAGCGCCGCCTACGCGCGCGAGATCCAGGAGTCGCCGGACCGCGGCTTCGGGATGGAGGGCCTGCTGCAGCGGCGCTCGAAGGACCTCCGCGGCATCCTCAACGGCATCGACCTCGAGGCCTGGGACCCGTCGCGCGACGCCTCCTTGGCCCGCAAGTTCTCGCCGGCCGACGCGGCCGCGGGCAAGGCGGCGTGCAAGGAGGCCCTGCAGCGCGAGTGCGGGCTCGAGCTGCGCGGCGACCGCCCGCTGATCGGCGTCGTGTCCCGCCTCGATTATCAGAAGGGGCTCGACATCGCGCTCGCCGCGCTCGAGCCGCGGCTCGACCGCTGCCAGCTCGTGGTGCTCGGCACCGGCGACCCCTCGCTGACCGAGATGTTCGCGGCGCTCGAGCGCCGGCACAAGGGGTCCGTGCACTTCCACCGGCAGTTCGACGAGCCCTTCGCCCACCGCATCTACGCGGCCTCGGACCTGTTCCTGATGCCGTCGCGCTTCGAGCCCTGCGGCCTCGGTCAGATGATCGCGATGCGGTACGGCGCGGTGCCCGTGGTCTCGCGCACCGGCGGCCTCAACGACACCGTGTTCGAGGAGCCCCGGGGCGGGCGGCCGGCCAACGGCTTCCTCTGCGAGCCCGGCGACGGCGCGGACCTGGCGCGCGCGCTCGACCGCGCGCTGGCCGGGTTCGGCGCCGCGGGCTGGGCCGCGCGCGTGAGCGCCGGCATGGCGGGGGATTTCTCCTGGGACCGCTCGGTCGAGGCGTACCTGGACATCTTCCGCGAGGCCCTGCCCGGGTGA
- a CDS encoding galactose oxidase has protein sequence MNASAHPIRNLLARTLSGGIFAFALSTARAVEMPAPIDDISNTSIERSADALSRAFSNLEQKASRAGLALKETHAAGRAAGDSWTTKAPMITPRHQAGVAVVGGKIYVIGGPTGNSLTVTNVNEEYDRATNSWTTKAPMPDVRLALSAAAVGNKIYAMGGGTAFLVGLNTNFEYDVAANAWTTKAPMPTGRQDLAAAAAGGKIYALGGNTLSGIVATNEVYDPATDAWAAATPMPTPRSTLVAAAVNGAIYAIDGGNNSGFLNVNERYSPATDTWVTRAPTPTARNVRSGAVARGKVYIVGGANSSGGLDVNEEYDPSADAWTTRAPMPTARNNAAGASVAGRVYVMGGSGGATVFSANEQYDPGPPTP, from the coding sequence ATGAACGCATCAGCCCACCCGATTCGCAATTTGCTCGCCCGCACTTTGAGTGGCGGAATCTTTGCCTTCGCACTTTCCACGGCGCGGGCCGTCGAGATGCCCGCCCCTATCGATGATATCTCCAACACCTCGATCGAGCGCTCGGCCGACGCGCTTTCGCGCGCCTTCTCGAACCTCGAGCAAAAGGCATCGAGAGCAGGCCTTGCCCTCAAAGAAACGCATGCTGCCGGGCGCGCGGCGGGGGATTCTTGGACGACCAAGGCTCCGATGATCACACCGAGGCACCAAGCGGGGGTGGCTGTCGTCGGAGGAAAGATCTACGTGATCGGCGGCCCGACGGGGAACTCTCTCACCGTCACGAACGTGAACGAGGAGTACGACCGGGCGACGAACTCATGGACGACCAAGGCTCCCATGCCCGACGTGAGGCTCGCCCTGTCCGCGGCGGCGGTGGGAAACAAGATCTACGCCATGGGAGGCGGCACCGCCTTTCTCGTCGGTTTGAACACGAACTTCGAATACGACGTGGCCGCAAACGCCTGGACGACCAAGGCCCCCATGCCTACGGGCCGGCAGGATCTGGCGGCGGCGGCGGCGGGCGGCAAGATCTACGCTTTGGGCGGAAACACCTTATCCGGGATCGTCGCGACGAACGAGGTTTATGACCCGGCGACCGACGCATGGGCCGCAGCGACGCCTATGCCGACGCCCCGCAGCACCTTGGTTGCGGCCGCGGTCAACGGCGCTATCTATGCGATCGACGGAGGCAACAATTCGGGTTTCTTGAACGTCAACGAGAGATACAGCCCGGCAACCGACACCTGGGTGACCCGGGCGCCGACTCCTACGGCCAGGAACGTTCGGTCCGGAGCCGTCGCGCGCGGCAAGGTGTATATCGTCGGCGGAGCCAATTCGTCGGGTGGACTGGACGTGAACGAGGAGTATGATCCGTCGGCGGATGCTTGGACGACCCGGGCGCCCATGCCGACAGCGCGCAACAACGCGGCCGGAGCGTCCGTCGCGGGCAGGGTGTATGTGATGGGAGGAAGCGGCGGGGCGACGGTTTTCTCGGCGAACGAGCAATACGATCCGGGACCCCCGACGCCGTGA